A region from the Paraburkholderia youngii genome encodes:
- a CDS encoding acid phosphatase: protein MTDHDPHLPPKLDNPDSIDNTNDAPDDPERRRVLTGLAAVGLGLALPGCKTGEALAGNGPPRSAADLRLDAALHDQVKNIVVIYAENRSFANLYGNYPGVQHPLDEVTAEQYVQLDRDGKTPLPRLPAIWGGLVPQAQEVDGKRYMIGEKDLDHLRNRPFQIVDAHGAPLPTGVITRDLIHRFYQNQMQINAGRNNQFAAWGDSGGLVMGHYRNSADSLRLWNLAQQHTLCDNFFMAAFGGSWLNHIFLISAQAPYYPDIHNSPARKMVSVVEGDDPTGTRLKLAPNSPASALDGPPKFVNDGAFTADGYAVNTMAPPYQPSSVRPAEGGDPAFADPSDPRVMPPQNYATIGDRLTARGIDWAWYSGAWQFALDHRDTGSMPDFQYHHQPFNYFANYAPGTAARRRYLRDGGMGNDASTNRLIADIDAGRLPTVTFYKPQGDLNMHAGYADVASGDRHIATLIEHIQRGPQWQNTVVIVTVDENGGWWDHVAPPIGDRWGPGSRVPALVISPLAKKGYVDHTVYDTNSILRFISRVHGLAPLDGVVARDKAFASNGLAPLGDLTASLDLA from the coding sequence ATGACCGACCACGATCCTCACCTGCCACCGAAACTGGACAACCCCGATTCAATCGACAACACCAACGACGCCCCCGACGATCCCGAACGCCGGCGCGTCCTGACCGGTCTCGCGGCGGTCGGCCTCGGCCTCGCGCTGCCCGGCTGCAAAACGGGCGAGGCACTCGCGGGCAACGGCCCGCCGCGCAGCGCCGCCGACTTGCGGCTCGACGCTGCGCTGCACGATCAGGTGAAGAACATCGTGGTGATTTACGCGGAGAACCGCAGCTTCGCGAACCTGTACGGCAACTACCCGGGGGTCCAGCATCCGCTCGACGAGGTCACCGCCGAGCAGTACGTCCAGCTCGACCGCGATGGCAAGACGCCGCTGCCGCGGCTGCCGGCGATCTGGGGCGGGCTCGTGCCGCAGGCGCAGGAAGTGGACGGCAAGCGCTATATGATTGGCGAAAAGGATCTCGATCATCTGCGCAACCGGCCGTTCCAGATCGTCGATGCGCACGGCGCGCCGCTGCCGACCGGCGTGATCACCCGCGATCTGATCCATCGGTTCTATCAGAACCAGATGCAGATCAACGCGGGGCGCAACAACCAGTTCGCCGCGTGGGGCGATTCGGGCGGCCTCGTGATGGGGCACTACCGCAATTCCGCCGACTCACTGCGTCTCTGGAATCTGGCGCAGCAGCACACGCTGTGCGACAACTTCTTCATGGCCGCTTTCGGCGGTTCATGGCTGAATCACATCTTCCTGATCTCGGCGCAGGCGCCGTACTACCCGGACATCCACAACAGCCCGGCGAGGAAGATGGTGTCGGTCGTGGAAGGCGACGATCCGACCGGCACCCGTTTGAAGCTCGCGCCCAATTCGCCCGCGTCGGCGCTCGACGGTCCGCCAAAGTTCGTCAATGACGGCGCTTTCACCGCCGACGGCTACGCAGTCAACACGATGGCTCCGCCGTATCAGCCGAGCAGCGTGCGTCCGGCCGAAGGCGGCGACCCGGCATTTGCTGACCCGTCGGACCCGCGCGTGATGCCGCCGCAGAATTACGCGACGATCGGCGACCGGCTGACCGCCAGGGGCATCGACTGGGCGTGGTACAGCGGCGCATGGCAATTCGCGCTCGATCATCGCGATACGGGATCGATGCCCGACTTTCAGTATCACCATCAGCCGTTTAACTACTTCGCCAATTACGCGCCGGGCACGGCCGCGCGCCGCCGGTATCTGCGCGACGGCGGGATGGGCAACGACGCGTCGACCAATCGCCTGATCGCCGACATCGACGCGGGACGTTTGCCGACCGTCACGTTCTACAAACCGCAGGGCGACCTGAACATGCACGCGGGCTATGCCGACGTCGCCTCGGGCGACCGTCACATCGCGACGCTGATCGAGCATATTCAGCGCGGGCCACAATGGCAGAACACGGTCGTGATCGTCACCGTCGACGAGAACGGCGGTTGGTGGGACCACGTCGCGCCGCCGATCGGCGATCGTTGGGGGCCGGGTTCACGCGTTCCCGCGCTGGTGATCTCGCCGCTCGCGAAGAAGGGTTACGTCGATCACACGGTGTACGACACGAACTCAATTCTGCGTTTTATTAGTCGTGTGCATGGACTCGCTCCGCTCGATGGCGTGGTCGCGCGCGACAAGGCATTCGCCAGCAACGGACTCGCGCCGCTCGGCGATCTGACCGCTTCGCTCGATCTCGCTTGA
- a CDS encoding DUF3564 domain-containing protein has product MRLTILINGSDPTVSHDYAVLWLDTDEHRWSREAHQGIDLPPWGELRDENGVTTLCAPSADAPLCTLRGLHVDRKERVSAAQGAAAWTALRTRKATSGFWRLQAVDRQKTRAENSVFGN; this is encoded by the coding sequence ATGCGACTGACCATCCTGATCAACGGTTCCGATCCCACCGTAAGCCATGATTACGCTGTGCTCTGGCTCGATACTGATGAACATCGGTGGTCGAGAGAAGCGCATCAAGGGATCGACTTGCCCCCTTGGGGTGAACTGCGCGACGAGAACGGCGTGACCACGCTGTGCGCACCGAGCGCCGACGCGCCGCTCTGTACGTTGCGCGGTCTGCACGTCGATCGCAAGGAACGAGTGAGCGCCGCGCAAGGCGCCGCAGCATGGACCGCGCTGCGAACCCGCAAGGCGACTAGCGGCTTCTGGCGTTTGCAGGCGGTGGATCGTCAAAAAACTCGCGCTGAAAACAGCGTGTTCGGTAATTAA
- a CDS encoding DNA/RNA non-specific endonuclease produces MKKWLACLFLAVAAHAGAAPSCTSFTPNAQWPVLTNQKMAPKTRMLCYSDFAVLHSGITHGPLWSAEHLTREHIEEAKDMVRTNKFFEDARLPEGEGATLADYKRSGFDRGHMSPAGNRWNNEAMAQSFSLANVVPQDRQNNQRLWARIETAVRKIALAYDDTYVVTGPLFTGQQLQTIGPTRVFVPTQLYKVVYVPSRQLAFAVVVDNVATNRYDMRTIHELEAMSGIRFPGIPDNLKDQRPGGLKGV; encoded by the coding sequence ATGAAGAAGTGGCTTGCCTGTCTGTTCCTCGCCGTCGCCGCCCATGCGGGCGCGGCGCCCTCCTGCACCAGTTTCACGCCGAATGCGCAATGGCCCGTCCTCACCAATCAGAAGATGGCGCCCAAAACGCGCATGCTTTGCTATAGCGATTTCGCGGTGCTGCATTCGGGTATCACGCACGGTCCGCTGTGGTCGGCCGAGCATCTGACACGCGAGCACATCGAAGAAGCGAAGGACATGGTGCGTACCAACAAGTTCTTCGAAGACGCGCGTCTGCCCGAAGGCGAAGGCGCGACCCTCGCCGACTACAAACGCAGCGGCTTCGATCGCGGCCATATGAGTCCGGCGGGCAATCGCTGGAACAATGAGGCGATGGCGCAATCGTTCTCGCTCGCGAACGTCGTGCCGCAAGACCGTCAGAACAACCAACGATTGTGGGCACGCATCGAAACCGCGGTGCGCAAGATCGCACTAGCCTACGACGACACGTACGTCGTCACCGGACCGCTGTTCACCGGACAGCAATTGCAGACGATCGGACCGACGCGCGTGTTCGTGCCGACCCAGTTGTACAAGGTCGTCTATGTGCCGTCGCGTCAACTGGCTTTCGCAGTCGTGGTTGACAATGTAGCGACCAACCGCTACGACATGCGCACGATTCACGAGCTCGAAGCAATGTCGGGCATCCGCTTTCCGGGCATTCCGGATAACCTGAAGGACCAGCGGCCAGGAGGACTAAAAGGTGTTTAA